One Mycobacterium sp. SMC-4 DNA window includes the following coding sequences:
- a CDS encoding nitroreductase family deazaflavin-dependent oxidoreductase — MPRQSTRAANNAVRTFNKHVLNPVMLLLAGRRHWYAAAIRHTGRRTGTTHTTPVVAVRVSDGFITPLPYGTDVDWLRNVLAAGTATITADGRTFDVVDPRIIDAATAAQELPPHRRRAFQRFRIQHYVKFGLVTGEGTLHDN; from the coding sequence ATGCCACGCCAATCCACCCGTGCAGCCAACAACGCCGTGCGGACATTCAACAAACACGTCCTCAATCCGGTGATGTTGTTGCTTGCCGGCCGACGGCACTGGTATGCCGCAGCGATCCGGCATACGGGACGCCGCACCGGCACAACCCACACCACTCCGGTCGTCGCGGTACGAGTATCCGATGGCTTCATCACCCCGTTGCCCTACGGCACCGATGTCGACTGGCTGCGCAATGTGTTGGCGGCCGGCACCGCGACGATCACCGCCGACGGCCGGACCTTCGATGTGGTCGACCCGCGCATCATCGATGCCGCAACCGCTGCCCAAGAACTTCCGCCACATCGCCGGAGAGCCTTCCAGCGATTCAGAATCCAGCATTACGTCAAGTTCGGCCTGGTAACCGGTGAAGGGACCCTCCATGACAATTGA
- a CDS encoding alpha-ketoacid dehydrogenase subunit beta → MKTSYRTAVHDALRDALRDDPRVLLMGEDVAHYGGTYAVSKGLLEEFGPDRVRDTPLSELGFVGIGIGAALGGLRPIVEIMTVNFSLLALDQIVNTAAALRHMSGGQFSVPLVIRMATGAGRQLAAQHSHSLEGWYAHIPGIKVVAPATVEDAYGMLTAALQDPDPVIVFEHVALYNTSADAEPLGPTDLARAAVRRAGSDVSLITYGGSLAKTLDAADELSLTGIDCEVIDLRVLRPLDTETFVSSVRKTHRAVVIDEGWRTGSLAAEISAQITEQAFFDLDAPVGRVCSVEVPVPYARHLEEAALPQRDTIVMAVRELFGGPR, encoded by the coding sequence ATGAAGACCAGCTACCGCACCGCCGTGCATGACGCGCTCCGCGATGCGCTGCGCGACGACCCACGGGTCCTGCTGATGGGTGAGGACGTTGCACATTACGGCGGCACCTACGCGGTGTCGAAGGGCCTCCTCGAGGAGTTCGGACCCGACCGGGTGCGTGACACCCCGCTGTCGGAGCTGGGGTTCGTCGGGATCGGAATCGGCGCTGCGCTGGGCGGGTTGCGGCCGATCGTGGAAATCATGACGGTCAACTTCAGCCTGCTGGCACTCGACCAGATCGTCAACACCGCCGCTGCGCTGCGTCATATGTCGGGTGGCCAATTCTCGGTACCGCTGGTGATCCGGATGGCGACCGGGGCCGGCCGGCAGCTGGCCGCCCAACATTCGCACAGCCTGGAAGGCTGGTATGCCCACATTCCTGGGATCAAGGTGGTCGCCCCCGCCACGGTGGAGGACGCCTACGGGATGTTGACGGCCGCGCTGCAGGACCCCGATCCGGTGATCGTGTTCGAGCACGTGGCGCTCTACAACACCTCAGCCGACGCCGAACCGCTGGGACCCACCGATCTCGCGCGGGCGGCGGTCCGGCGAGCAGGTTCGGATGTCTCGCTGATCACCTACGGTGGCAGCCTGGCCAAGACACTCGACGCCGCCGATGAGTTGTCGCTGACCGGAATCGACTGTGAGGTCATCGATCTGCGGGTTCTGCGCCCCCTCGACACCGAGACGTTCGTGAGTTCGGTGCGCAAGACGCATCGCGCGGTGGTCATCGACGAGGGGTGGCGCACCGGCAGTCTGGCCGCCGAGATCAGCGCACAGATCACCGAACAGGCGTTCTTCGACCTCGACGCACCAGTGGGACGGGTGTGCAGCGTCGAGGTCCCGGTGCCCTACGCTCGTCACCTCGAAGAAGCGGCACTCCCGCAGCGGGACACCATCGTCATGGCTGTGCGGGAGTTGTTCGGGGGGCCGCGGTGA
- the acsA gene encoding acetate--CoA ligase: MTVIHKTDQDWQVTPNLVEYDKARSGFDWSDVPNVCAGMGPGLCNIAYAAVDRHAEGPTGTRTALRFVSSSGWDGGLSVRDVSFAELGRLVAKFTGVLRSVGVHKGGRVYTLLGRCPELYISILGALRNGSVVSPLFSAFGPEPIATRLSIGEAEVLITTRALYRKKVAGIRDTLTSLRHVLIIDDHASEGAGPGTVSFWRWMDAAVDDTPIEPTTAEDPALLHFTSGTTGTPKGALHVHGAVTMHYITGLYALDLHDDDIYWCTADPGWVTGMSYGVIAPLLHGVTSVVDEAEFDAQRWYRILESQGVTVWYTAPTAIRMLIKAGDELAGGYRFPRLRFVASVGEPLNAEAVWWGKRVLGLPIHDNWWQTETGGIMIANTPAFDIKPGSMGRPLPGVEAAIVHRGEDGDIEVISSPDVEGELALRPGWPSMFRGYLHQDQRYRNAFSGGLYLTGDMVKRDRDGYYWFVGRTDDVIKSAGHLIGPFEVENALTDHPAVAEAAVIGVPDPTVGEVVKAFVTLRDRYQPDEALQRDLLAHARKRLGAAVAPKTIEFTESLPHTRSGKIMRRLLKARELGLPEGDTSTIETSGGVTAPAVTP, translated from the coding sequence ATGACCGTCATCCACAAGACCGACCAGGACTGGCAGGTCACTCCCAACCTCGTGGAATACGACAAGGCCCGTTCCGGGTTCGACTGGTCCGATGTGCCGAACGTGTGCGCGGGCATGGGACCCGGGTTGTGCAACATCGCTTACGCGGCCGTGGATCGCCACGCCGAGGGCCCGACGGGAACACGTACCGCGTTGCGCTTCGTCTCCTCGTCGGGCTGGGATGGCGGGCTCAGCGTCCGCGACGTGAGCTTTGCCGAACTGGGCCGGCTGGTCGCCAAGTTCACCGGTGTGCTGCGCTCGGTCGGAGTCCACAAGGGCGGTCGGGTCTACACGCTGCTCGGTCGGTGTCCGGAGCTCTACATCTCGATCCTCGGGGCGCTGCGCAACGGCAGTGTGGTGTCACCGCTGTTCTCCGCCTTCGGCCCCGAGCCGATTGCGACCCGGTTGAGCATCGGTGAAGCCGAAGTCCTGATCACCACCAGAGCGCTCTACCGCAAGAAGGTCGCCGGCATCCGCGACACGCTGACCTCGCTGCGCCACGTCCTGATCATCGACGACCATGCCAGTGAGGGTGCCGGACCGGGCACCGTGAGCTTCTGGCGGTGGATGGATGCGGCCGTCGACGACACCCCGATCGAACCCACCACCGCCGAAGACCCGGCGCTGTTGCACTTCACCAGTGGCACCACCGGAACCCCCAAGGGTGCGCTGCACGTCCACGGTGCGGTCACGATGCACTACATCACCGGGCTCTACGCGCTCGACCTTCATGACGACGACATCTACTGGTGTACAGCAGATCCCGGGTGGGTGACCGGGATGTCCTATGGAGTGATCGCCCCGCTCCTGCACGGCGTGACCTCGGTGGTCGACGAAGCAGAGTTCGACGCCCAGCGGTGGTACCGCATCCTGGAGAGCCAGGGCGTCACCGTCTGGTACACCGCGCCCACCGCGATCCGGATGCTGATCAAGGCCGGAGATGAGCTGGCCGGCGGGTATCGGTTTCCTCGACTGCGGTTTGTGGCCAGTGTCGGGGAGCCGCTCAACGCCGAAGCCGTCTGGTGGGGTAAACGGGTGCTGGGACTGCCCATTCACGACAACTGGTGGCAGACCGAGACCGGCGGGATCATGATCGCCAACACGCCGGCCTTCGACATCAAACCCGGATCGATGGGCAGGCCGCTACCCGGGGTGGAGGCCGCGATCGTCCACCGGGGCGAGGACGGCGACATCGAGGTGATCTCCAGCCCTGACGTCGAGGGTGAACTGGCGCTCAGGCCGGGGTGGCCCTCGATGTTCCGCGGCTACCTGCATCAGGATCAGCGCTACCGCAACGCGTTTTCCGGCGGGCTGTATCTGACCGGTGACATGGTCAAACGCGACCGCGACGGCTACTACTGGTTCGTGGGACGCACCGACGACGTCATCAAATCCGCCGGGCACCTGATCGGTCCCTTCGAAGTCGAGAACGCGCTGACCGACCATCCGGCGGTCGCCGAGGCCGCGGTCATCGGGGTGCCCGATCCGACCGTCGGTGAGGTGGTGAAAGCGTTTGTGACGCTGCGCGACCGCTACCAGCCCGACGAGGCGCTGCAACGCGATCTGCTGGCGCACGCCCGCAAGCGTCTGGGCGCCGCCGTGGCTCCGAAAACCATCGAGTTCACCGAGTCACTGCCGCACACCCGCAGCGGAAAGATCATGCGCAGGCTGCTCAAGGCCCGCGAACTCGGTCTCCCCGAGGGGGACACGTCGACGATAGAGACCAGTGGCGGTGTCACTGCCCCGGCGGTGACCCCGTGA
- a CDS encoding DUF1876 domain-containing protein: MTSTIREPKEWAVGVSVDEHDDHTRATAWLVWDERDITGVGVARCNPADRNVAVIGDELAVARALSDLARQLLAQTAEDIESVTHEHVQSLD, encoded by the coding sequence ATGACGAGCACAATCCGTGAACCGAAAGAATGGGCCGTGGGCGTCTCGGTCGACGAGCATGACGATCACACCCGCGCGACCGCGTGGCTGGTCTGGGATGAACGGGACATCACCGGTGTCGGCGTGGCCCGCTGCAACCCGGCCGACCGCAACGTCGCGGTGATCGGCGACGAACTCGCCGTGGCACGAGCACTCTCGGACTTGGCGCGCCAGTTGTTGGCCCAGACCGCAGAGGACATCGAGAGCGTCACTCACGAGCACGTGCAGTCACTGGACTGA
- a CDS encoding site-2 protease family protein, producing MSTQTGVESGLVLGTVRGLTLSVHWSVLVIVWLFAWSLAATLPQTAPGYPRATYWLAGFSGAILLAVALLAHEMAHAVVARRAGIPVPEVTLWLFGGIARLAGEARTPRDEFRMAAAGPALSLALSGLFAAAAAALAAGGTSSLVTAVLVWLAVANAILAIFNLLPGAPLDGGRILRAYLWHRHGDPVRAAIGAARAGCVLGYALIGLGLLQLLLASVIGGAWMAFLGWFLLTAARAEKVGVRARASLAGVRVADVMTPNPHTVAESVSVERFIEDFLLGDRHSAYPVTSDGGVCTGLVTLAQVRGVPAARRAVARLSDIAIPRARMATAEPAEPLVAVLERLTPQAGNRVVVLDSGRAVGVVTAADVARVIDVRELVAR from the coding sequence GTGAGCACGCAGACCGGCGTGGAAAGTGGACTCGTTCTGGGCACGGTGCGCGGCCTCACCCTCAGCGTGCACTGGAGCGTGCTGGTCATCGTCTGGCTTTTCGCCTGGAGTCTGGCGGCCACGCTGCCGCAGACCGCGCCCGGTTATCCACGAGCGACGTATTGGCTGGCCGGATTCAGTGGTGCGATATTGCTGGCGGTCGCTCTTCTGGCCCACGAGATGGCCCACGCGGTGGTGGCTCGCCGTGCCGGCATTCCCGTGCCGGAGGTGACCCTGTGGCTGTTCGGCGGGATAGCCCGGCTGGCCGGTGAAGCACGCACACCGCGCGACGAGTTCCGGATGGCCGCAGCCGGCCCCGCGCTGAGTCTGGCGCTTTCCGGACTGTTCGCCGCAGCCGCCGCGGCACTGGCCGCCGGCGGGACATCCTCCTTGGTCACCGCGGTGCTGGTCTGGCTGGCGGTCGCCAACGCGATACTGGCGATCTTCAACCTGCTGCCGGGCGCGCCGCTGGACGGCGGCCGCATTCTTCGTGCCTACCTCTGGCACCGGCACGGTGATCCTGTGCGCGCAGCCATCGGCGCGGCACGTGCAGGCTGTGTGCTGGGCTACGCCCTGATCGGCCTGGGATTGCTCCAGCTGCTCCTCGCGTCGGTCATCGGGGGCGCGTGGATGGCCTTCCTCGGATGGTTCCTGCTGACCGCAGCACGCGCGGAGAAGGTTGGCGTGCGTGCCCGCGCGTCGCTGGCCGGGGTCCGGGTTGCCGACGTCATGACACCGAACCCGCACACCGTGGCCGAGTCCGTCTCGGTCGAGCGCTTCATCGAGGACTTCCTTCTCGGGGACCGGCATTCGGCATATCCGGTGACCTCAGACGGCGGGGTGTGCACCGGGCTCGTCACACTGGCACAGGTGCGCGGTGTCCCGGCGGCCCGGCGTGCCGTCGCTCGCCTTTCCGACATCGCCATCCCGCGAGCCCGGATGGCTACCGCCGAGCCGGCCGAACCACTCGTGGCGGTGCTGGAGCGGCTGACGCCTCAAGCCGGGAACCGAGTCGTCGTGCTCGACTCAGGCCGGGCCGTCGGGGTCGTGACGGCGGCCGACGTCGCGCGGGTGATCGATGTGCGTGAGCTGGTGGCTAGGTGA
- a CDS encoding dihydrolipoamide acetyltransferase family protein yields MIEFAMPALGADMDEGTLNEWLVKPGDAVSRGQIVAVVETTKAAVEVECWHDGTVHELLVPVGQTVSVGTPLATLLAPGESAEQACAESLGGSATEALAGPVGQPEIPLAEPADRPTAQPARPAASPGHRRWVSPAARRLAASLHVDLDAITGSGPQGAVTIADVEHAAALPPHEPASTHQPASTVKPAAAQRGIEMRRSIAAAMSRSKREIPHYYLQQRMLMDPAQHWLAERNAQRSITDRVLPAVLQLKAVALAARRFPEMNGFWIDEGFQPAESVHVGVAISLRDGGLVAPAIHDVAGKKLDELMADLTDLVRRARAGSLRSSEMSDPTITVTNLGDQGVDTVFGIIYPPQVALVGFGKPAQSVWAVDGAIRIATTVHASLAADHRASDGHRGAMFLAAVDQLLQQPDQLEK; encoded by the coding sequence GTGATCGAGTTCGCGATGCCGGCTCTGGGCGCCGACATGGACGAGGGCACTCTCAACGAATGGTTGGTCAAGCCTGGCGACGCCGTCAGTCGCGGCCAGATCGTCGCTGTGGTCGAAACCACCAAGGCTGCGGTGGAAGTGGAGTGCTGGCACGACGGCACGGTCCACGAACTGCTGGTACCTGTCGGGCAGACCGTGTCGGTGGGAACTCCGTTGGCCACCCTGTTGGCGCCGGGGGAATCCGCCGAACAAGCATGCGCCGAGTCACTCGGCGGGTCTGCCACCGAAGCACTGGCCGGGCCCGTCGGGCAGCCGGAGATACCACTCGCCGAACCGGCGGACCGCCCGACGGCCCAGCCTGCGCGGCCGGCCGCGTCACCCGGCCACCGCCGGTGGGTTTCGCCCGCCGCGCGCCGCTTGGCGGCCTCGCTGCACGTCGACCTCGATGCGATCACCGGTAGCGGGCCGCAAGGTGCGGTCACCATCGCCGACGTCGAACACGCCGCAGCATTGCCACCCCATGAGCCAGCGTCGACCCATCAGCCGGCGTCGACAGTCAAACCTGCGGCAGCACAGCGTGGCATCGAGATGCGCCGGTCGATCGCCGCTGCGATGAGTCGCTCGAAACGCGAAATCCCGCACTATTACCTGCAGCAGCGCATGCTGATGGATCCGGCGCAGCACTGGCTGGCCGAGCGTAATGCGCAGCGCTCCATCACCGACCGGGTGCTGCCGGCGGTGCTGCAACTCAAGGCCGTCGCCCTGGCCGCGCGGCGCTTTCCGGAGATGAACGGATTCTGGATCGACGAGGGATTCCAACCCGCAGAGTCGGTGCATGTCGGTGTGGCGATCTCGCTGCGTGACGGCGGATTGGTTGCCCCCGCCATCCACGACGTCGCCGGCAAGAAACTCGACGAACTGATGGCCGACCTCACCGATCTGGTGCGGCGCGCCCGTGCCGGTTCGCTACGCAGCTCGGAGATGTCCGATCCCACCATCACCGTGACCAACCTCGGGGATCAGGGTGTCGACACGGTGTTCGGCATCATCTATCCGCCGCAGGTGGCACTTGTCGGTTTCGGCAAACCCGCGCAGAGCGTCTGGGCCGTCGACGGTGCGATCCGTATCGCGACGACGGTACATGCGTCGTTGGCCGCGGATCACCGTGCCAGCGACGGTCATCGAGGAGCGATGTTCCTCGCCGCGGTGGACCAACTTCTCCAACAACCCGACCAACTCGAGAAATGA
- the pdhA gene encoding pyruvate dehydrogenase (acetyl-transferring) E1 component subunit alpha, which yields MDSDQARDLLSDMVRVRRLEEKCAELYSQSKIRGFLHLYVGEEAVAAGSLRALDTQDAVVATYREHAHALLRGVPMTAILAEMYGKVQGCSRGRGGSMHLFDADRRFYGGNAIVAGGLPLAVGLALSDAYLGRPRVTACYFGEGAVAEGAFHESLNMAVLWQLPVLFCCENNLYAMGTALRHELSQTDVTVKAAAYNVPTMAVDGMDVAACRFAAQEAVDHIRRSGGPFFVEFRTYRFRPHSMFDPELYRDKAEVEQWRTRDPIAMFTERCLGEGLLGPDDITAIEDAVGVELDEAVAFAEAGTWEDVADLQRDVLTPAGQRS from the coding sequence ATGGACAGCGACCAGGCCCGCGATCTGCTGTCGGACATGGTGCGGGTCCGCCGGCTGGAAGAGAAGTGCGCTGAGCTGTACAGCCAGAGCAAGATCCGCGGATTCCTGCACCTCTACGTCGGTGAGGAAGCGGTGGCCGCCGGCTCGCTGCGCGCGTTGGACACCCAGGACGCCGTGGTCGCCACCTACCGAGAACACGCGCACGCGTTACTGCGCGGCGTACCGATGACGGCGATCCTGGCCGAAATGTATGGCAAGGTGCAGGGCTGCTCGCGCGGCCGGGGCGGATCGATGCACCTCTTCGACGCCGACCGACGGTTCTACGGCGGCAACGCGATCGTCGCCGGCGGACTGCCGCTGGCGGTTGGGCTCGCGCTGTCCGACGCCTACCTGGGCCGGCCCCGGGTGACGGCCTGCTATTTCGGCGAGGGAGCTGTCGCCGAGGGAGCGTTTCACGAATCACTGAACATGGCGGTGCTCTGGCAGCTGCCTGTCTTGTTCTGCTGCGAGAACAACCTTTACGCGATGGGCACTGCACTACGCCACGAGCTGTCGCAGACCGATGTGACCGTCAAGGCCGCCGCCTACAACGTCCCCACCATGGCCGTCGATGGAATGGACGTCGCAGCCTGCCGATTCGCCGCGCAGGAGGCCGTCGACCACATCCGCCGCAGCGGCGGCCCGTTCTTCGTGGAGTTTCGCACCTACCGATTCCGCCCGCACTCCATGTTCGACCCCGAGCTCTACCGCGACAAAGCCGAGGTCGAACAGTGGCGCACCCGGGACCCCATCGCGATGTTCACCGAGCGCTGTCTCGGCGAAGGTTTGTTGGGTCCCGACGACATCACCGCGATCGAAGATGCCGTCGGCGTCGAACTGGACGAGGCGGTGGCCTTCGCAGAAGCCGGAACATGGGAGGACGTCGCAGATCTGCAACGCGATGTGTTGACACCGGCGGGTCAGCGGTCATGA
- a CDS encoding acyl carrier protein, translating into MRTEQDIRGDIVSVLTSIAPEVEPDELDDHALLRDQVDLDSMDWLNFLVGIHKRLEVDIPESDYQKLRTLADVVGYVERHSTLS; encoded by the coding sequence ATGAGAACAGAACAGGACATCCGCGGCGACATTGTGTCGGTACTGACCTCGATCGCCCCGGAGGTGGAACCGGACGAACTCGACGACCACGCTCTGCTGCGCGACCAGGTCGACCTCGACTCGATGGACTGGTTGAACTTCCTTGTCGGGATTCACAAGAGGCTCGAGGTCGACATCCCGGAGTCCGACTATCAGAAGCTGCGCACGCTGGCCGACGTCGTCGGATACGTCGAGCGCCACAGCACGCTGTCGTGA